The nucleotide sequence aacacacacacacacacacacacacacacacacttaaGCACGCGTGTAGGCGTCAGAAGCAACCTCAAACCGCTGATGGCCCACAAAACAAGAAAGTAGCAAAGACGATTTTCATAACGCAACTAAAAGCAAAGAAGCAAACGCGCCCGCACCCGTGTGGGGGCGAGGGGGCAAGGCGCCAGAAGAAAAGCAttcgaggagggggagaaggcgcaTGAAGCCCCGCACACCTTCTACGCCTTTCGGCCCCTGGCAAgcaggcaaagaagagcgagtgagagtggctctcctctctctctctcgccgcaGCCCATCGGAGATGCAAGAATGAGGTTCGACGGAGGATGGCGGAGGCTGCAACGTAAAGGCAGTAAAACGCAAGCGACGGGGAGACTCCATGGTCGCCTCTCACACTGCGCACCACCAGGATGATTCCTGCCGCTGGGGTGACTCGCTGGCTTGTTTTCATGCGTCTTTCTATCGTTCACAGAGCGCTACGCTTGCATAGATGCGCCGTAGAagctggcacacacacacacacacacacactacgGCGTCGCTCTGGGGCTCGCTGCCCACAAACTCGCGTCCGTGCGCTTGGCTAGGCATAGTAGGCAAACCGGGGCGTCAACTGGCCCGTGCCATAATTCACCACCATTGTCGCCCTCACAGCAACCAAAGCGGTGAAGATGCCGATCAGGCTGCCTGCGAGGATGTCGTCGAAGTTATGGCGGTTATCACGCGTCCGCGATACCGCCACGGTGATGGGGAGGATGAGTGGAGTAAGACCGATCAGGATGCGCCACAACGacacaccgctgcggcgaaACGCATGCAGCGAGTGCAGCACGTAAAAGCAAAGCGGAAcgaaggcagagaagcccgcgctgctgtggccggATGGAAACGATAGGCGGCCCTCGTTGGCCACAGTGCACCAGTCCACGCCCACGCTGCTGGCGTTGAAGCCCTCGTTGCGGAGGCGGGAAAGAAAGTCGGGCCGCAGTCGACCGGCGTAGACCTTCAGCGCGTCCACTATCATCACGGACAAGGCGACGGAGaaggcctgcagcagcacccacaTATGTGTGTAGAGGAGAAAGCGCTGCCACGGATGTGCAAGAGTGTATAGGTGCACTGCCTGCGGTTGGGTCGCGCTGTTGGCTGCGTGAGCAAGCGATACAGCAACAGATCCCGATGAtctgccgtcgtcgccacggctgccgcaGAGTTTCtcgggcggcggcgacgctgatAGATGGCAGGCAGGTGCAACGGCCGCCGTCTCAGAGCAAACCTGCACCTCCTGGGTTGGTTCGCGCCCGCTGGTCGAGTTCTGAGGCTTCGATGAGTCGGAAGAGAGCGCCAGGGGCGGTGCCTCGAAGTCGGAGCCATTGCCATCCGCTTTCATGCTCATCTCTgccccatcaccaccatgGCGTTGGCTCCCCATCAAAATCAGTGTGTGCTCCGCGTACGGCTCGTGGGCCAGAATTCCGCCGTGCCGGCGTGCAAGCCAGCAATGGCGCATCGCCTCACCGAGGACGTAGACGAcaagcggcgcggcggagatgaTGAACAACGTCCATGTCGGGAACGCGGGGCTCTTGCTGAAGGGAAAGTTGATGCTCAGATCTGTCCACGAAAATTCCCGGCAGTACGGGCGCACCCTGCCCACGCCAAAGGCGATTAGGCCGCAGAGGATACACAGGAGATAGTCATGCAGCCGAAAGAAGAAGATAAAACGCAACACCTCGTTGAGGCGGAGCGACCCCATCTTTGCTCGTTTTGCCCGCTGCCTTCTTGTCAAGGAAGGGTAGGGGAGGGAAGCAGTAGAGGGCGGGATGGCAGAGCGGCGGGTCGCAGAACAGGGCCCAGACCCCAGCAATAATGGATTGGGGCTGctttgcgcgtgtgcgtgcgcaacCGAATGAGGCGCGTGTGAAAGGGCCGGCAAAGGGGCGCTACGGTGGCGGCTGACACCCGGAGGGTGAAGGTAGACACGATCACTATGGACGCGAGTGCCTCTGAAAGAACTGAAatagagagcgagggggagCAAGAGGCCGATGGGTGACATGCGCGGGCATGCCATGTCAACGACGCCAGCCtaggtggcggcagcgtttCTGCACCAGTAAGGGGGTGGTGAAGCACTGGCCGTGAAGAGGAGACGGGGACCACCTCATGGTCTCtgcgcctccttttctccgGCCGATCGTGCGCCACCGCGCACTTCTGAAGTGGCACAGCGAAGAAAACGACACCGGCCATCCCCCGGCGAATGCAAAGCACACAGGAGATGAACGGGCAAGCAGGCATAggcgcctcttctcgcttATCCTTCGCGCTGGGGCGAGTACACCACCCCCGAAAACTCGAACACACCGGCGATGCTGCCTGCATCAACCCCCACAGCTATGCGagcggtgcgtgcgcgcgggGTTGGGCATCGGGTATGCGTTTGCGTTCGAGattgtttctctttcaccaCACACCTTCACTTGGTGCAttcttctgctcctcgccCTGACGCAcactctccccaccccctaccccccatacacacacttTCCTCGTTGGTGTCGCCGCCAGAGCTGAGCACACCGTGGCCAAGCACTACACAGCAAGAAGGTAGGGAAGTGGGGTATTGGGGTGGGGGACTGGGGCCTcgcgccacggcagcagggaAAAGAGCAAACGACAGGAAGAGGGGATGAGGGATAGACCCGAActccagcacacgcgcaacaGGGTGCATAGGTCTGCCCAGCCCGTGCTGACCTCGACAAGGTCCATAACACTGTGCTTCTCCGCCCTTGTAGAGCGGGAGAGGTGGCCAGGCAAACGGCTCTCGTCTTCAAGCACCGCTATCCTCGCATGTCCaggagcaccagcagcatgGCGGCATCGATGCTCGAGAaatgaacacacacacacacacacacacacacacacacacacacacacacacacttaaGCACGCGTGTAGGCGTCAGAAGCAACCTCAAACCGCTGATGGCCCACAAAACAAGAAAGTAGCAAAGACGATTTTCATAACGCAACTAAAAGCAAAGAAGCAAACGCGCCCGCACCCGTGTGGGGGCGAGGGGGCAAGGCGCCAGAAGAAAAGCAttcgaggagggggagaaggcgcaTGAAGCCCCGCACACCTTCTACGCCTTTCGGCCCCTGGCAAgcaggcaaagaagagcgagtgagagtggctctcctctctctctctcgccgcaGCCCATCGGAGATGCAAGAATGAGGTTCGACGGAGGATGGCGGAGGCTGCAACGTAAAGGCAGTANNNNNNNNNNNNNNNNNNNNNNNNNNNNNNNNNNNNNNNNNNNNNNNNNNNNNNNNNNNNNNNNNNNNNNNNNNNNNNNNNNNNNNNNNNNNNNNNNNNNCACACACGCAGCCAAACGAGAGGAAGCAGGCGGGCGCGAGACAcgccgcaccggcagcggaggagcgACAGAAGCGCAGGACAGGGGGCGCTGTTTGCCACCCCCCGGCAAGccacgccctcccccccccctcgcctgCTGACCTCCTCGCGCACCTCCGCTTCAGTCACGCCTCCGCGGCGCAGGAATGCGCTTTGCACAGCGAGGACGGGGAGAGACTGTGCAGAGCAACGGCGGGCCAACCGCCTGGGGCTTCGTGTCGCGTCTCTCTGCACTGTTGCAGGGGCGCCTCCGCGAGTCCCATTCACAGCGAGGGAGCAAAGGCGAGTGCGCAGTCGTGCCTgtcccgccccctccccattaCTGCCTtctcgctgcgccaccgtgtCCCCGTCTcgcccacccgcccctccatctctgcaaggcggaggcagtCGCCCATTTCCCAAacgagcaccagcacgcacatgcgcaacAGCATACACATCGGCAAGAgcaaggcgcagcaccgccgtggtacacagaggggagggggcgctgGCAGCGACGGGCACACACGAGAGGCAACAGGAGTGGCGCGAGGGATTAAGCACGTGAGGGAGGGCAAACTCTATCTTATTGACCGCTgagcgaaaggggaggagaggacagAGAAGCCTAagcgaaacagagagaaagcacaAGCAATACAGAGCACACACCCGGCTGgatggagaggtggaggggacGGCGTCagcgaggggaggaagagcggcgaggagcggcaccgcacgccgcgctcaccctccgccgccgcacacacaccctcactcacacacagaCAATAGACACGGGTGGACAGTAGCGAaaagagcacagagagaggtgaagcagagaagccaaagaaaaaaagggagtgTAAACatgaaagagaaaggcgtAAGCgtcctgcagctgtgcgtgtgggcgtgtcCTGATGCTCCGCTTCCTGCCCGGCGACTTGCGCCTATCAGCTCCGGGCGCTCGCGTGCGGGTGCCTGAGCCCACCTCCGGGTCgccgctcaccaccaccgggCGCCTCCGAGAAGCACCCGTGCGACAggcgcgacggcgcagcagagagcAGACCCGCCAggcggcacacgcgcacgcacaccacacagcCCTGCCAcggccagcagcaggggggCAGTATGGGTGCATgccggaggcgctgcaggcagctggccagctgcaggtccGGGTCCTGTGAGGCCCTGCGCCATGCATCGCCCTCCCGCGTCTGCACCCGCGGCCCGGCACCGTATGCTGCGGTCACTCTCCACTCCAGTGTCCGGGGCATTCAGTGGGGTCATCAGGCAATGCACGAAGGGCGCAGAGAAaggcgcgagcagcgcaggagaggcgaagcagcggaAGGGCGCAGCGAGGGTCCccgatctctctctccgtgtcgCCGGAGCCGGCTCTCGCCCGCTGCGAGTGCCAGGAGAACGAGGgagtcgcagcagcgtcacaaCGGCGGGGCGGCGACCCAcgcaggagaggaaggggcggCGGCCAGAAGGCAGCGAGGCGCCGGAGGCACGGGCGggcccgccgccgccaagcgCAGCCCGCCGTGCAGGCAAAGCAGGCAAACAAGGCCTCGCCGGGAACGCACAAACGCATCGATACGCTTAGAACGGAAGGCAGAGGCACACGGGGGAACCCACCAAAACAGCGCTCGTGCATTCCTCCCGCCAGGCGCCGCTCTGCCGTGGGCAAGTCGGAACGCGCTCACACGCACCGCGCCAGCGCgcgaggggggagcagctcgagaggctgcgcgcacacagaggGCCCTACAAAGAGGTGAAGGGAAGGACACGCgacggcagaggcagcgccagcggctcCCAACGACGCGGGATGGGGGCGGGGAGCGCCGCACACGGGTGCACggggagggcggcgacaGAGACGCCGGCGGCAAGCAGGCACGAGCACCCATGGCGTTCGCTCCCCTCCTTCGCGCTCACACCAACTCCGCCAAGGGGGCGTCGCGGTGGGGGGTgccacgccgccgtcagGGTCGACCGCCGCTTCCTCCGGTTCTACCCATCGCACGGCGAGTTCTACGGCTCTGGGACTGTTTCTCCCACCTCAATCTCTCACCTAGAACGGGAGCAGCAAGGAGATGATGTTGAGGATATCCAGAATCCACGCCAACACGAAGAGCGTAAAACCAGAACCATAAGTGTGGTAGCGTTTCTGTTCCGGACAGTCGAAGCTGTCGTTCGTGTTGTACGTCACCACCATGGCCGCCCAGACAACGCacacggtggcagcgcccaCAATGTTGAGCGCCAGGCAGACCCAGCGGAGGTAAGAACAGCAGAACAGCTGAATGACGCCCAGCACGAACGCCAAACCGTACACGAAGATGGAGATCAGAGCGAACGCCTGAGCAAGGCGGAAACGATTGAGGCGGTTTGGGCAAAACCTCCACTGCCGAGAAGCATTTAGACCGTAATCTGTCGTAAAGACACCCTTCTTTAACCCCCAGAGTGTCGTCACAACGACTTCACTTGGGGAACTCGACGTACCGGTTAGACGAAACATGTCGATCGGCGTACCAAACAGCACAaagaagaaggcaaagaacTGTACGACCACGTAGACAATGAGACCAATACGGCCCTTAACCAGCGACACTTGTAAGTCGGAATCCGTGCTATGCTTCTCGGTGGTCTCGGGGTCCGTGACGCTAGTCTTTTCAGACTTCTCGGAAGAGAACTTCGCCATTGCAGAGAATGATGCGGGGGTCGGGGTTGTGCTGCAGTGCAaacagagggggaggcaggcggcaaatggaggagagcgaaagagagtcGAGTCTTCGCGAAGTGATAcctggcgtgctgctgcgtgtgcgcgcgcgttgttggcgttggcgctcgtgttgcgaaggggaagaggtgggggaggagcgcatggtggaggtgggagaagaacagagagaggttCAAACAGAGGTGAGGGAGTGCAGTGAGGCGACGGGCAAGCGAGGGTGCAAGGCGTGCACAGCAAGATCACatgcaggcacacacgcagccgtGGTGGAGAGgtcgccggcggcggcacacagccgcacacacaggggagggggtgcccTCCTGCCGCCACGGTGTGCGGTGGAGTTGTCGAGGGGTCAAAGGCGGCGCATTGCCCACATGCGTGCACCACTGGGTGCGGTGTGCGGCTATCCTCGGCAGCAGAGGACCGAGGAGAGGCGAGCAAGAGGCCACGAGCGACGCCAAGCGCACGATGGGAAACGGGTCGTGCTCAGCCTCGCTGGTGGGCCGGCGGCGCGTGGGGGCCCGCGCAGCCATCCGACCTGCCTTCCCGATTCGCCTcgcgccacccacgcgctCCGCTACCCTTCCCACGATCCCTCGCCTCGACACGCCACACCTGCCACTCATCCCCCCTGCCCCATCCaagccgcagcggccccCTCTGCctacgcacatgcgcacgcgGGCGTGGCAGCACGGTGTGGTCCCGCAGCACTAGCAGATAGAGAGGGGCAAAacgcgcagcgctggcaggAGAGCGCCGCAGGCAGGGTTGGGGCGAGGGGGACCGTGAGAGGAGAGCGCCCCATGGCCtgggcacacgcgcgcggccaccagcgccgcacagccgggcagcagcagccgcggcctGGTCGAGACCGAAAGGCAAAAGAGCGAGCGGCAACGAGCAACCGCCAGGCGACGGCCTCGCCAGCAGGAGATGGGCAGGGGGGGTGCAGCGTGGAATTctgcgcggaggaggagcaggggCGGCAAGGCCGTCGAGCACGATCGGGGCGTGCGAGACAGCTGACAGgcgcgccccctccccctgcacGGCGCCACCAGGAGGGGGATGCCAAGGAGGCAGACACCCACCCGCGGAGCGCGTGGCACGAGgcgttgcgctgctgtggggcgCCTCACGGCTTAGACGGCGCCGACCacgagcgcggcgacgcggcgcagccacagcaggcgGCCGGAATGCtcagagacacgcacagccTCGAGGGCGCACGagcggcgcgtgtgcgcgggcGCCGTGTGCCGGACGACGGACGAAAGGGCAGTAGAAGTGAGCGAGTGTAGTCTCAGAGGGCAggcgcggaggagagggcaagaGAGATGGTAGACGGCCGAAAAGCGTGTGCAAGGCTGAGGCATGCATGGGCGTGTGGCGAGGTggggggcggtggtgaggagggaCGGCTGGCGTGCGAGGGTGCCACCgtgccacacgcgcacgcgcggagcacgggggaggggcacaTGAGTCGAGCGAGAGCGggccgctgtggcggcgctaAGACGCACCAGCACGCGTGCCGGCTCAACAAGGAGGGGCTGTCGCCGCGCAtcgaggggagagaggggcgcacCCCTGCACGTGCCCTCCTTGCCTGTGGGTCCATGCACCCGCCGCTCCGGGGCGGTGTCACGCAGACGCGGCACCCCACCCTCGCTCCTCGCAGCGCACCACAGGCGCCTCACTCGCCCGCAATGCGCCGCACCCTCGCTTCACCCCGCTGCGGTGACCACGCGcgtgagagaggcagagagactCACGGCGAGGGAGCAAAGGCGGGTGCGCAGTCGTGCCTgtcccgccccctccccattaCTGCCTtctcgctgcgccaccgtgtCCCCGTCTcgcccacccgcccctccatctctgcaaggcggaggcagtCGCCCATTTCCCAAacgagcaccagcacgcacatgcgcaacAGCATACACATCGGCAAGAgcaaggcgcagcaccgccgtggtacacagaggggagggggcgctgGCAGCGACGGGCACACACGAGAGGCAACAGGAGTGGCGCGAGGGATTAAGCACGTGAGGGAGGGCAAACTCTATCTTATTGACCGCTgagcgaaaggggaggagaggacagAGAAGCCTAagcgaaacagagagaaagcacaAGCAATACAGAGCACACACCCGGCTGgatggagaggtggaggggacGGCGTCagcgaggggaggaagagcggc is from Leishmania braziliensis MHOM/BR/75/M2904 complete genome, chromosome 18 and encodes:
- a CDS encoding putative phosphatidic acid phosphatase; protein product: MGSLRLNEVLRFIFFFRLHDYLLCILCGLIAFGVGRVRPYCREFSWTDLSINFPFSKSPAFPTWTLFIISAAPLVVYVLGEAMRHCWLARRHGGILAHEPYAEHTLILMGSQRHGGDGAEMSMKADGNGSDFEAPPLALSSDSSKPQNSTSGREPTQEVQVCSETAAVAPACHLSASPPPEKLCGSRGDDGRSSGSVAVSLAHAANSATQPQAVHLYTLAHPWQRFLLYTHMWVLLQAFSVALSVMIVDALKVYAGRLRPDFLSRLRNEGFNASSVGVDWCTVANEGRLSFPSGHSSAGFSAFVPLCFYVLHSLHAFRRSGVSLWRILIGLTPLILPITVAVSRTRDNRHNFDDILAGSLIGIFTALVAVRATMVVNYGTGQLTPRFAYYA
- a CDS encoding amastin-like surface protein, whose translation is MAKFSSEKSEKTSVTDPETTEKHSTDSDLQVSLVKGRIGLIVYVVVQFFAFFFVLFGTPIDMFRLTGTSSSPSEVVVTTLWGLKKGVFTTDYGLNASRQWRFCPNRLNRFRLAQAFALISIFVYGLAFVLGVIQLFCCSYLRWVCLALNIVGAATVCVVWAAMVVTYNTNDSFDCPEQKRYHTYGSGFTLFVLAWILDILNIISLLLPF